The DNA segment TCTGCAGCGTCGGCGTTGGCACTGATCTCAGCACTATTTGGGAGGTTCTCCTGGGACGACTTCCGCCCATTAAGGTACATAGGAGCTCCCCTTCCTGTGTAGTAGCGTAATACTAGCCCTTGAGTCTTCCAGGTGTATATTACACCTGCTACAAGGGCAATTAGCAGCACGAGGAGAATCACTCCTATGAGCCAAGTGGCCACCGCTGTAGCTGATGTCACCCTGGATGCGGGAGGCGTCACCACCATGAAGAGCTgttgtgagagggaaaggggcgtgCATGTCAGGGTTTGGTTTAAATGCAGGTCTTATGGTTTCTCTTTTTTCAAAAGCATTAGAAACAATTAAACTTCAGCTCAGCACTTTAAAATATGTTTCAGAAGTCAAGATATACAGATTTGGGTCTAGTTGAGTGCTGTTTTTCCTTTGTATTCATGAAAAGCGCATTATCAAACTACCTGTGGGCTTCCACAAGATTCATGGAAGGGTGCAGCTGATGCATTAACAGCCAGTCCATCAAACTTCCCAACATGGACTGTGTTTCTCTCAAGGGAAGTATGATTGTGGCACACCAGGCCCTCCAGAGCATCAGGATCAAAGGATTGGATTACATTTTCATCAAATTTGACATCCCCCGTCACGGCTATCTGTAATGGTGGGGGGAAAATGCTTTAAAGTTGAGAAGGATGTGCTTTTGAATTATCAGGCTTTACTCTGAATGACAGATCATTTTGTTAAATGATTCATAGTTTGTCACAGGAACTCAGAGGAATCAATAATATTTgagtcacctttttttttttcatcatttatatatttatatatatagacatatatatatatatatatatatatatatgtatatatgtgtatgtgtatgtgtatgtgtatgtgtatgtgtatgtatatgtatatgtatatgtatatgtatatgtatatgtatatgtatatgtatatgtatatgtatatgtatatgtatatgtatatgtatgtgtatatgtatatgtatatgtatatgtatatgtatatgtatgtgtatgtgtatgtgtatgtgtatgtgtatgtatatatatatatatgtatatgtttatgtatatatatatgtatacatatatatatgtatacatacatacatacatatgccaaCAATAAacagtagatacatacataaattgatacagatatatatatgtgtgtgtgtgtgtgtgtgtgtgtgtgtgtgtgtgtgtgtgtgtgtgtgtgtgtgtgtgtgtgtgtgtgtgtgtgtgtgtgtgtgtgtgttcatataaaataCTTCAAGATTGTTCACCTTAAATGCCTCTTTTTGGAGATGCTGGAAGGTGTTGCCAGTGATGGTGACTGAGACATCTCCAGCCACTGTGAGCGCTCCTGTTGCCACATTCCCCAGCCAGCTGTTGACGACCGTAGTTGTCTCCATGTCAGActgtcagagaaagaaaaaaagagacaaaactaATAATTCTGCCAATGTTTCTAGTCTACACTGTATAATAACATACGCAAAACAGACTTCCACCCACAAAGGTTAGGCTAGGatgcatgattattttttttattgtttacctTATGTGTGAGGTTGAAGGCATCTTTAGCAATGCTGTTTATAGAGACGTTAGAGAGGCGAAGGCCAATCCAGCTGTGCAGTTCTCGCTTACTGAGGGTCACATAGCCCTCAGTCGCAACAGAACCCACTATTTTGTCCACAACTGTGTCTTCGAATACTAGGTATCTCATCTgtggagaaagaaataagacttttttcactttttcactttttccatTGTATGTTGCATTCTTTGTTCATGCAAAAGCCCTTCAATAGGGTGATATTAAGATTAAAAAGTGTGTTGTGAAatgtattgttgttgattttcatGCGGTAAGTTAAACTAAGAGAAacatatgtatgatgtgtatCATATAGCTTGTTAGTACTCCAAGTGTATTGTAAAATGCCATTcaaatgataaattattattagCAACAATCACAACATTATTTGTAATAATTTTGTTATACAATATGTTCTTTACTTACTGATGAAAACTGTGTTAGTGTTATATAATTAGGAATAGTTATGCTGAAAGAAAAATAGTTCAGCCTTAAAGTCCAAAGTGTGTGGTTATATAGGTTagactatacacacatatatacacaggagtTCAATCATACCACAAATATTAGCAGTCGTATATAATGAATGCAAGACAAGTTGGGTACAGAAAGGAAAAGGGCTGATCAtctattacaaaaacaaaaacaaaaaacacaataggTTTTGTGGTAAGACTTGTACATTTCCATGCCTTTAAATGATGTATGGACTcgtaaatgtaaaacaaaattcCAAATGCAAATTAATCTCAATTGAAGGGTGttgacacgcacacgaacacgcgcacgcacaacaaaaggaagggaggaaagaaaagggatagaaaCCCTCACCTCTTCAATGTTGTGCAGGAAGCCCTCCCTGAGGACTCCGACGCGACTGCCCTTCAGCCGGAAACCTCCTCGGGCTCGGTCGCGCAGGAACATCGTGGGTATTTCGGCCACGTTGCACTTCACGATGCCCACGCCTACAGGGAGACGAGGcggtgatgaaggaggaggagaaggtgatgataaaggaggagaggatgcggtgatgaaggtgggagaggaggtgatgataaagaagggagaggagacgatgataaaggagggagaggaggcgatgatagaggagggaaaggagggagaagagaggaggatacgggagggagaggaggggaggatgagggagggaaaggagggaaggatgagggagggagaggaggggaggataatggagggagaggaggggatgtgcATGATCTTCAGTAACGAGTAATTTTTAGCACATTTACCAAAATCATAAGAAAACCTATCCTTGTTCAAAATGGAAGAAAACTATTTGTGTAGATGAAGAAATgatttttataaatacacacacacacacacacacacacacacacacacacacacacacacacacacacacacacacacacacacacacacgcacgcacgcacgcacacacgcacacacgcacacacgcacacacgcacacacacacacacacacacacatgtatgtatgtatgtatataaagatgagcTTAAACCCATAAAAGTGTGAACGCCGACCTACCGACGAAGGTCTTGTAGGAGGCGAATCTCTTGATGTTGTCGTGCTCGGGCGTCGGGTCGAGGGTGAGGTTGCCGCCGCGCCACACGTCCAGGGCGATGGAGGGCGCCTGTTGCCACTCCCTCAGGAAGCTCTCCGTCACGTGGACACTCGACGCGTTCTCGACACGCACGTAGGCGGTCATCAGGGTCTGGTTGCGGAAAGGATAGAGCTCGTCCGTCAGTAGGACGTcctggcagggagagagagggaggaggcgttaGTACAGTTCCTTCTGCAGGAGGGTTTTCTAGGAGGTCGAGAAAGGGGCTTTtaattcattcttattttattttggtaGAGCTGTTTCTCCTGGAGGATTTCCTGGGATGCAGAGGAAACGGTTTTAGTAAAGCGCTTCCTTAAAGGAAACTTTTAAGGAAGCAGAAAGATATTTTGTATGGATAAGAAATaacggagaaagagaacgaaagtaaGAATATTATTACATTAGCCGTTGCTGAGAGGGtatctactaaaaaaaaaaaaaaaaataaaagcagtaatatcaataatcataataataataataataagaataattataataatactgattactataatgataatgataataataataataataacaataataataataatagtaataataataatagtaataataatgataataacaataataatatccataatcgtTGCAAGCGTGAAACAAACTATGCTCTCTTGTTCACCTGATAAGACGAATATCAAATAATTTTCTATACAGTTGCATGATGATCtcaaataatgatatttacgATATTTCGTCAGTTCATAATCTAATGATGTTGATTAGTGATTATTGATTAACAAGGGTGGTAACAGTAATGCTATTACTAATGGCAATagtagaatacatacatacatatatacatatgtatatatgtatatatatgtatatatatgtatatatatacatatatgcatatattgtatatgtatatatatatatatatatatatatatatatgtgtgtgtacgtgtgtgtttgcatgcatgttaatatgtatatatgcatgtatgtatgtgtgtgtataaatatatgtatatatatgtatatatgtatatatgtatatatgtatatatgtatatatgcatgtatgtatgtgtgtgtgtgtgtatataaatatatgtatatatatgaatatatgtatatatatgtatatatatgtgtgtgtatatatatgtatatatgtatgcatatatataaatatatatatatgtatatatatgtgtgtgtgtgtgtgtgtgtgtgtgtgtgtgtgtgtgtgtgtctgtatataaatatatgtatatgtgtatatatatatgtatatatatatatatatatgtatatatgtatatattatatatatatatgtatatatacattatatatatatatatatatatatatatgtttgtgtatgtatgtatgtaggtgtgtgtatatatatatatatgtatatgcatgtatgtatgtatgtatgtatgtttgtatgtatgtaaatatatatatgtatgtatgtatgtatgtttgtttgtttgtttgtttgtatttatgtatgtatgtatgtatgtatgtatgtgtgtgtgtgtgcgcgcgcgcgtgtgtgaatatatatatacatatgtatgtgtgtatatatatacacatatgtgtgtgtgtgtctgtgtgtgtgtgtgtgtgtgtgtgtgtgcatatgtgtgtgtgtgtgtgtgtgtgtgtgtgtgtgtgtgtgtgtgtgtgtgtgtgtgtacatatacatacacatatttataaatatatacatacttacacacacacacacacacacacacacacacacacacacacacacacacacacacacacacacacacacacacacttatatatatacatatatatattaatatatgcatataaatatattaatatgtatatgtatgtgtatatatatatgcatatatatatatatatgtgtttgtatatatatatatatacatatatatatgtatatatacatacatctttagatatacacacacatacacacagacacgcacacacacacacacacacacacacacacacacacacacacacacacacacacacacacacacacacacacacacacacacacacacacacacacacacacacgtgtgtatatatgtgtgtatatgtatatatatatatatatatatatatatatttatatatatataaacatatatacatatgtatatgtatatgtatctctatctatctatctatctatatttatatgtatgtatgtgtatatatatatatgtatgtatgtatatgtatgtttatatatgtatatgtatatattatatatatactcgtatatatatatatatatatatatatatatatatatatttatacagacacacacacacacacacacacacacacacacacacacacacacacacacacacacacacacacacacacacacacacacacacttacacacatgcatacatacatgcacacacgaacgcacgcacacacacacacatacacatacacatacacatacacatacacacacacacacacatatacacatacacacatacacacacagatatatatatatgtgtgtgtgtgtgtgtgtgtgtgtgtgtgtgtgtgtgtgtgtgtgtgtgtgtgtgtgtgtgtgtgtatacagaatatatacatatacacatgcacatatatatttgtgcatatatatatatatttatatatatatatgtatagaggcctctctcaattcactattgagaagttatatggcagtgtcacccttgcctgattgaatgcccttcctaatcaacagcggtttggtgcgcaaacacttgtgctaagaaaagttaggcatttttgtaattaatagagattctaacatttttctttctttctgaatttttttatcaatttagtgtttttctagttaagctggtgaccttcatcacgcaaatgaacgaaacacgcatttggtTTCTCTGCcttctgagacctgattcagctcttgctcgttctgtctgtcaaccaccatatattcttgtcaaaattctctttttatccatttcggtttattcgtctgaagagcgACTCGTGTAGAGTTCGAGACGTTACGATTTTTATGAATTTCTTACTGtgattgttttcctttccatatacatatatatacatatatatatatatatgtatatatatgtatatatatgattatatatatatatgtatgtatacatgtatatgtgtatatatatacatgatatatacatacatgatatatacatacattcatacatgtatatatacacacacacacacacacacacacacacatatatatatatatatatatatatatatatatatatatatatgtatatatatgtatgtat comes from the Penaeus chinensis breed Huanghai No. 1 chromosome 32, ASM1920278v2, whole genome shotgun sequence genome and includes:
- the LOC125042561 gene encoding uncharacterized protein LOC125042561 → MKPRRNRVLCLLLLMASGILQDAAGEPIVAKCPPSDAEDTSNEFCKCDQNPSRSNRVITIKCKFNDKEDVLLTDELYPFRNQTLMTAYVRVENASSVHVTESFLREWQQAPSIALDVWRGGNLTLDPTPEHDNIKRFASYKTFVGVGIVKCNVAEIPTMFLRDRARGGFRLKGSRVGVLREGFLHNIEEMRYLVFEDTVVDKIVGSVATEGYVTLSKRELHSWIGLRLSNVSINSIAKDAFNLTHKSDMETTTVVNSWLGNVATGALTVAGDVSVTITGNTFQHLQKEAFKIAVTGDVKFDENVIQSFDPDALEGLVCHNHTSLERNTVHVGKFDGLAVNASAAPFHESCGSPQLFMVVTPPASRVTSATAVATWLIGVILLVLLIALVAGVIYTWKTQGLVLRYYTGRGAPMYLNGRKSSQENLPNSAEISANADAAETGVSNPMYSTTAPS